The Candidatus Deferrimicrobium borealis DNA window GTTCCACGACCGGAACACCGCGTCCCGCGCCAGTTCCAGCTGGACCCGCGGGTCCTGCGGGAACTCCCTCTTCAAGCCCGCCTTCGCCAGCGCCTTGAACTCCCCGCACACGCTCATCAGGTCCTCGGCGGCCAGGTCGACGTCGTAGGCGACGCCGCGCTCCTGCTTCTTTTCCGCGATGATCCGTTCGAAGCCGCTCCTGGGGAGATCGAGCACCACGTCGGAGAACATCATCAGGAAGCGGCTGTAGGAATCGTACGCGAACCGGGGGTTGCGGGACTTCTTCGCAAGCCCCTCCACCGTCCTGTCGTTCAGCCCGAGGTTGAGGACCGTATCCATCATGCCCGGCATGGAGAACTTCGCCCCCGACCGGACGGAGACGAGCAGCGGGTTTTTCGGATCGCCGAGCTTCCTGCCGATCGTACGCTCAAGCTTCGCGAGGTTCGACGCGATCTCCGCCTTGAGGTCCTGAGGGAGTTTTCCGCGGTTCCTGTAGTACAGGCGGCACGCCTCGGTGCTGATGGTAAACCCGGGGGGAACCGGCACTCGAAGGTTCGTCATCTCGGCGAGCCCCGCTCCCTTCCCGCCGAGGACGTCCTTCATCGCGCCGTTCCCTTCGGCTTTCCCCCCCCCGAAGAAGTAGACCCGTTTCACCGCCATTCGTCGCTCCTCCGATCACCCTTGTTTCGATTGCCCGGGAGACGCCACCTTCGAAAAGTCCGCCACCGACGCGAAAACCGCCGACAGCCCCTTCAGGAGCGCGAGCCGGTTGTTCCGGACCGTTTCGTCCTTCGCCATCACGAGCACTTTTTCGAAGAAGGCGGCCACCAGCGGCTGAAGCCCCGCCATTTCGCGGAACGCCTCGCCGTACCGCCCGTCCCGCGCCGCCGCCACGACCCGGCCCGAGACATCGGCCGCCGCCGCGTGGAGCGCCCGCTCCTCGTCGTGCTCGAAGAACTTCTCCGAGACCGCGAGGGGACCGTTGTACACCTTGGTGATGTTGATCGCGCGTTTGAAGACCTCCGCGAGGGGCTCGAACGCCGCGTCCGCCCGGAAGGCGACCAGCGCGTCGAGCTTCGCCCGCAGGTCCACCACGTCCGTGAGCCCCGGAGCCAGGACCGCCTCGACGAGGTCGGCCGGCGACCCTTGGGAAACCAGGAGGTTCAGGTAGCGCGCGACGATGAATTCGAGGACCTTCTTCCGCACCTCGGCGGCCGGCGACGTGAGCTTCGGCGCGAGGGTCGCGAGGGACCGGTCCACCAGATCCGCGATCGGGATCCTGAGCCCCCGCGATTCGAGGATGGTGAGGATCCCCAGCGTGTGACGCCGGAGGCCGTAGGGGTCGGCGGTTCCCGTCGGGATGAGTCCCACGCCGAAGCAGCCGCACACCATGTCGATCTTGTCGGCGATCGCCGTCGCGGCCCCCACGTCCGTGGACGGAAGGTCGTCGGACTGTCCTTTCGGCAGATAGTGCTCGAACACGGACTGCGCGATCTCGGCCGACTCGCCGGTCATCGAGGCGTAGTGCCGCCCCATCACCCCCTGCAGCTCCGGAAACTCCTTGATGACGCCGGTCGTCAGGTCGGCCTTGCTGAGGAACGCCGCGCGGCGGCAATCCTCCGCCTTGCCGGGGAAACCGACGGAGGCGACGAACTCCCCGATGTCGGCCATCCGCTCGACTTTTTCCCAGTACGTTCCCATGTCCGCCTGGAAAAGGACTTTCTTCAGCGCCTCGGACCGGGCGAACAGGGGCTTTTTCAGGTCGTCCCCGTAGTAAAACTCGGCATCGGAGAGCCGTGCCCGGAGAACCCGCTCGTTTCCGGCGACGACGACCGACTCGTCGGGAACGATCATGTTCGAAACGAAGGCGAATCCCGGGAACAGGCCTCCCTTCGCATCCTCGAAGACGAAATATTTCTGGTTGTTCCGCATCGATGTGACGAGAACCTCCCTGGGAAGCGAGAGGTACTTCTCCTCGAACCGCCCCACCATGACGACGGGGTACTCCACGAGGTTCGCCACGGTCTCGACCAGCGGTTCGTCCTCCACCCATCGCATGCCGATCCGCTTTTCCGCCTCCCGGATCCCCGCGCGGATCCTCCCCTTGCGGTCTTCGAGGTCCACGAGCACCCTCGCCTTCGCAAGCATCCCGGGATACGCTTCGGTCGACGGGAGCTCGATGGCCGCGGGGGCGAGGAACCGGTGCCCGAAGGTCGTCCGCCCCGAGGTGACGTTGCCGAACGAAAACGGCAGGACCTCGTCCCCGTACAGCGAGACGATCCAGTGGACCGGGCGGGCGAACCGCACGTCGAGGTCGGCCCACCGCATCGACTTCTTGAACGGGATCGCGGGGAGGAAGTCGGAGACGATCTTCGGGAGGATCTCCTGGACCGGGCGGGCCGCCTCCTCGCGAACGAAGCCGAGGTAGTCGCCGCGATCGGTCGGAAATACGGCGAGAGCCGAGACGTCGATCCCCTGGGACTTCGCGAATCCGAGGGCCGCCTTCGTCGGCTTGCCGGCGGCGTCGAGTCCCACGCTTTTCGGCGGTCCCATCACGGTCTCTTTCGACGCCGCCTGACGGTCCTCGAGGCCCCGGATCACGTACGTCAGCCGCCGCGGGGTACCGTAGATGTCGACCTTCCGGAAGGAAAGGCGGGCTTTTTTCAGCGTCCCCTCGAACTGCTGGCCTCCGAACCAGAGCGCGGGGCCGACGAATCCCGCCGGGATTTCCTCGCAGCCGATCTCGAGCAGGTAGTCACGTTCCATCGGAATCCCTCTTCGCGGGTGGTTTTTCCTGATTCAGCCGGAGAACTTGCCGAGCAGCGGAAAGCCCATCTCCTCGCGCGACCGGAGGAACCCCTCCGCGCAGAAGCGCGCCAGGTTCCGGACCCGGCCGATATAGGAGGTGCGCTCCGTGACGGAGATCGCGCCCCGGGCGTCGAGCATGTTGAAGGCGTGGGAACACTTCAGGCAGTAATCGTAGGCGGGCAGGACGAGCTTCCGTTCGATGAGGGCCAGGCACTCCTTCTCGTACATGGTGAACAGGGAGAAGAGCATCGGAATGTCGGCGGCCTCGAAGTTGTACTTGGACCACTCGACCTCGCCGCGATGGTGCACGTCGCCGTACGTCACGTCGCCGACCCACTTGAGATCGAAGACGTTGTTCACGTTCTGCAGGTACATCGCGATCCGTTCGATTCCGTAGGTGATCTCCCCGGACACCGGCTTCAGGTCGATCCCGCCGCACTGCTGGAAGTAGGTGAACTGGGTGATCTCCATCCCGTCGAGCCACACCTCCCAGCCGAGGCCCCACGCGCCGAGGGTGGGGGATTCCCAGTCGTCCTCCACGAGCCGGATGTCGTGCTTCAACGGGTCGATCCCCACCGCGCGGAGGGAGTCGAGGTACAGCTCCACATACTCCATGGGGCACGGCTTCATGATGACCTGGAACTGGTAGTAGTGCTGCAGGCGGTTGGGGTTCTCCCCGTAGCGGCCGTCCGTCGGGCGGCGGGACGGTTCCACGTAAGCGGTATTCCACGGCTCGGGCCCGAGGGCTCGCAGAAACGTCGCGGGATTGAACGTTCCGGCGCCGACTTCGATGTCGTACGGCTGATGGATCACGCAGCCCTTGTCGGCCCAGAACTTCTGCAGGGACAGAATGAGATCTTGAAAAAACACCGTTCCCTCCCGGTGAAAGTGATAGGGATAGTTACCATCCGGCGAGGGGGGTTGTCAAGCCAAATCATTGGAAAATTGAGGGGTTATAGCACTCTTTCCTCACTTCATCCCCAGGCTCCGGAGGCGTTTGCCCAGGCAATACTCGACATATCCCGGTATAACCATCCGTAATTCCTCGGCAATCACGACGGGAATCCGGAGCCGACCCCGCCCCGGGATCTTCCCCGCCTGCAGGGCGCGCCATGTCTTCACGGCGCCGAGGGAGAGGGGGACCCCCCCCGGCGGGCTACAGGCTCCGCACAGGACCCCCCCCTCCGAATCGAGGAAGCGGAACGATCGGCCCTCCTTCTCCCTGCATTTCCGGCACCCGGAGAGGTCGGGCCCCCACCCGCCGATCGCGAGGAATTCGGCTTCGGCCCTTCGGGCGGCCTCCGGCGGCGACTCCCCGTCCGCGATGGATCGCATCCCCCGCAGGAGGACCTCGAACGCCCGCGGCTTCCCCCCCCCCTGCGGGAAAAGCTCCGACGCGATCTCGAGCAGGTGGTCCGCGTGTCGCACGCGTTCCCAATCCTCCACGATCCCCCAGAAACTCCGGTTCACGGAGGCGGAGGAGAGGACGGCCATCCGTCCCGGACGCTCCGTCCACGCAATGTCGAGCAGGACGTACCGCTGCAGCGCGCCGCCGAACCGTTTCCGGCTGCGCCACGCGGATTTTCCGACGGTCACGAGAACCCCGGCGTCCCGGGTGAAGAAGGTGAGGCGGCGGTCGGCCTCCCCGAGGTCGATGGCGCGCGCGAGGAATGCGGGGGAGGAATGGAAGGAGGGCCGGATCACTGGCCGTAGGTGAAATTCCGGACCTGCCCCCGTTCCCCGAACGGCGGCAGCCGCCGGCCGTTCAGCGTTCCCGCCACGCCTCCCGCATTGCCGAGTTTCAGGGTGATCCGTCTCGTCGCATGGATGCTGACCTTGTCGCCCGCGTACAACATCACGTCGATCGGATCGCCGTCGTCGAAGCTGTACATCACCCACGCCTGCTCGCTCGCCTCGAGGAATAGCTGGAAGGGGCCGACGAGGGGACCGGTAGCCCCCACCGCCGCCACCGAGGAGGACGGTTCCGCCGGAGTCGGCGGGGTCGTCGTCTGGAGAGGGGTCGGCGCCGCCATGCGGTCGACGCCGGGGGGGACGGCGACCGCCGCGTTGTCCCCCGCCTTCACCGCGTTCTCGACCGCCGTCGGGGGAGGAACCGCGACAACCGGGGGGGACGCCGGCGGCAACGGACGCTGCTCGGTGCGGAGGGACACCCAGGCGAGGATCACTCCGACAAGGAGAACAGCCCCGGCGGCAACGGTGTACGTCGCCCGGCGGCTCCCCCGCTGGCGCTCCCGCTCCACCCACCCGAACCGCAGCTGCGCCGACATATCGCGCTCGTCATGGCTTCCGGTCTTCCGCTCGTACTCGTCGAGAACGGGCTCCGGATCCTGCGAGAGATATTTGGCGTACGAGCGGATGAAGCCGGCGGAGAACACGCGCTCCGGGAAATCCCCGAAATTCCCGTCCTCGATCCCCGCGAGAAACCGGCGACCGATCCGAAGATCGGCGGAAACCTGGTCGATCGTCTTCCCCATCGACTCCCGGCGTTCCTTCCAGGAGGACCCGGCGTTCTCCGGCGTCATCGTTTCCCGGTTCCGAGGAGCGTCACGTAGGCGGCCGCCTGTTTTCTTTCCTCGGGATCGCTCGAAACCGCGAGAACCTTGTCGAACGCCTTCAACGCATCCGCCGGCCGCGAGAGGCGGAGCCAGACGCGCCCCAGCTCCATCCAGCCCGGGGCGTAGTCGGGAAGGATCTCCACGCACCGGGTGAGGACGGACGCGGCGTCGTTCCACTTCCCCTGTCCGCCGAGGACCCCGGAGAGCGCGATGTAGGCCGGTGCGTACCGGTCGTTCGCCCGCAGCGCCCGCCGGTACGCCGCCTCCGCGCCCGCCGGATCCCCTTTGGCGCGATACGCCTCGCCGAGGTTGAAATACGCCCGTTCAGGGGTCGTGTACATCACGTTCTCCGCGGCCGCCTCGAACTCGCGGATCGCCTTGTCCCACTCCTTTCGCTCCGCGAGCACGATGCCGAGGTTGTTCCGCGCGTCGGCGTAATCCGGCTTCTTGTCGATCGCCCTGCGGAGATGCTCCTCGGCCTTCGACAGGTCGCCGCGCGCCTGGTAGGCGAGGCCGAGGGTCATGTCGATTTCCGGGTTGTCCGGATCGAGCTCCGACGCCTTCGCCAGCTCCCGCATCGCCATCGGGATATTCCGCTGATCGAGGTAGGTGACGCCCATCCGCATCCGCGCGTCGGCTTCCTTCTTCCGATCGGCGGATTTCCCGGCGCAGCCCGCGAGGATCGCCGCGATGATGCACCCCGCGGAGAGAATAAGGATTTTCCGGGGCCGGCTCACAGGTATTTCCCGATCAGGAGGGCGAGGCGGCGGCGCGTCGCCGGCGGGATCCGCTTCCGGTCCGTGATGATCGCGTGTTTCAGCGCTTCGCCGCACCGGCAGCCCCCTGAAAGAGGGAACCGGAGGGCGATCTCCCGGACGATCCGCTTCGAGTTCTCCACGTTGCGGCGCAGGACGTCGAGAACCGCCTCGATCGACACATCGTCCTGCGTCTCGTGCCAGCAGTCGTAGTCGGTCGCCAGCGCGAGCGTCGCGTAGCAGATCTCCGCTTCGCGGGCGAGTTTCGCCTCGGGCATGTTCGTCATCCCGATGACGTCGACACCCCATTTCCGGTAGATCCGGGATTCGGCGCGCGAGGAGAAGGCGGGCCCCTCCATGCAAAGGTACGCCCCCCCCCGATGGACGCGACGGACGACTTTGCGCGACGCCGCGTACGCCACGGCGAAGAGGTCCGGGCAGACCGGGTCGGCGAAAGCGACGTGTCCCGCCACTCCGTCGCTGAAGAAGGTGGCCGGCCGCAGCCGCGTGTGATCGAAGAACTGGTCGACGACGACGATGTCTCCCGGCCGGATCCGTTCCTGCATGCTGCCGACCGCCGAGATCGAAAGGATCGCCCCGGCGCCGATCTTCTTCATCGCGTAGACGTTCGCGCGGTAGTTGATCTGCGAGGGGGAGAACCGGTGTCCCCTCCCGTGGCGGGGCAGGAAGGCGAGCGTCCTCCCCTCGAGCTCGCCCACGGTGATCGCGTCGGACGGCGCGCCGAACGGCGTCCGGACGACGACCCGCCGGACGTTCTTCATCCCCTCCATCTCGTAGAGGCCGGAACCGCCGATGATGCCAAGGATGTCGGGCATTCCCCTTCCTTCTCCCGCATGGGATAACCTATAAGACTATAGGCACATCGTGAACGGCGCTCAACCGATATTTCCTCCCGCCGAGGTGCGCAGCTGCCCGCACGCCGCGCGGATGTCGGCGCCCCTGCGCTCCCGTCGGATCGTCTGGACTCCTCCCGCGACGAGAACGTTCCGGAACCGGTCCACCGCGTCCGCCGACGGCGCCCGGTACGGCGACGCTGCGTGCGAATTATAGGGAATGAGATTGACCTTGATCCGCGCGCCGCGGAACAGGCGCGCGAGCGCGAGCGCGTCCTCGGGCGAATCGTTCACGCCCGCCAGCAGGACGTACTCCGCGGTCACCTTCCGCCCGCTCTGCAGCGGGATCCGCCGCATCGCGGCGACGACCTCCTTCAGCGGATATTTCCGGTTGACCGGCATCAGGAGGGAACGGAGGTCGTCCCGGGCGGCGTTGATCGAAACGGCGAAGCTTACCGGGTGCATCAGCGCGAGCGGCAGCATCTCCGGAACGATCCCCGCCGTGGAGACGGTGACCCGCTTGCCGGAGATACCGAACCCGAACTGGGAGAGGAGGATCCCGATCGTCCGCGAAACTTCCGGAACGTTCAGCAGCGGCTCCCCCATCCCCATGAAGACGACGTTCGACAGGCGCTCCCCCCGTTCCGCAAGCCGCTTCGCGGCGAAACAGGCCTGCTGGACGATCTCGGCGGAGGTCATGTCCCTTCGGAAGCCGGCGACGCCGGTCGCGCAGAAGCCGCACAGGAGCGGGCATCCCACCTGGGAGGAGATGCACAAGGTCCGCCGCCCCTCGTCC harbors:
- a CDS encoding tetratricopeptide repeat protein, which encodes MSRPRKILILSAGCIIAAILAGCAGKSADRKKEADARMRMGVTYLDQRNIPMAMRELAKASELDPDNPEIDMTLGLAYQARGDLSKAEEHLRRAIDKKPDYADARNNLGIVLAERKEWDKAIREFEAAAENVMYTTPERAYFNLGEAYRAKGDPAGAEAAYRRALRANDRYAPAYIALSGVLGGQGKWNDAASVLTRCVEILPDYAPGWMELGRVWLRLSRPADALKAFDKVLAVSSDPEERKQAAAYVTLLGTGKR
- the recO gene encoding DNA repair protein RecO; translation: MIRPSFHSSPAFLARAIDLGEADRRLTFFTRDAGVLVTVGKSAWRSRKRFGGALQRYVLLDIAWTERPGRMAVLSSASVNRSFWGIVEDWERVRHADHLLEIASELFPQGGGKPRAFEVLLRGMRSIADGESPPEAARRAEAEFLAIGGWGPDLSGCRKCREKEGRSFRFLDSEGGVLCGACSPPGGVPLSLGAVKTWRALQAGKIPGRGRLRIPVVIAEELRMVIPGYVEYCLGKRLRSLGMK
- the glyQ gene encoding glycine--tRNA ligase subunit alpha; translated protein: MFFQDLILSLQKFWADKGCVIHQPYDIEVGAGTFNPATFLRALGPEPWNTAYVEPSRRPTDGRYGENPNRLQHYYQFQVIMKPCPMEYVELYLDSLRAVGIDPLKHDIRLVEDDWESPTLGAWGLGWEVWLDGMEITQFTYFQQCGGIDLKPVSGEITYGIERIAMYLQNVNNVFDLKWVGDVTYGDVHHRGEVEWSKYNFEAADIPMLFSLFTMYEKECLALIERKLVLPAYDYCLKCSHAFNMLDARGAISVTERTSYIGRVRNLARFCAEGFLRSREEMGFPLLGKFSG
- the rlmN gene encoding 23S rRNA (adenine(2503)-C(2))-methyltransferase RlmN — its product is MTSGGAERTDLKGMTLPELEEFLSRWGKERYRARQLFRWIYQSQAGDFAAMTDLSKELRGILASSCRISGFPAERVEISSDGTEKYLFRLEDGETVESVLIPDEGRRTLCISSQVGCPLLCGFCATGVAGFRRDMTSAEIVQQACFAAKRLAERGERLSNVVFMGMGEPLLNVPEVSRTIGILLSQFGFGISGKRVTVSTAGIVPEMLPLALMHPVSFAVSINAARDDLRSLLMPVNRKYPLKEVVAAMRRIPLQSGRKVTAEYVLLAGVNDSPEDALALARLFRGARIKVNLIPYNSHAASPYRAPSADAVDRFRNVLVAGGVQTIRRERRGADIRAACGQLRTSAGGNIG
- a CDS encoding DUF4115 domain-containing protein, whose amino-acid sequence is MTPENAGSSWKERRESMGKTIDQVSADLRIGRRFLAGIEDGNFGDFPERVFSAGFIRSYAKYLSQDPEPVLDEYERKTGSHDERDMSAQLRFGWVERERQRGSRRATYTVAAGAVLLVGVILAWVSLRTEQRPLPPASPPVVAVPPPTAVENAVKAGDNAAVAVPPGVDRMAAPTPLQTTTPPTPAEPSSSVAAVGATGPLVGPFQLFLEASEQAWVMYSFDDGDPIDVMLYAGDKVSIHATRRITLKLGNAGGVAGTLNGRRLPPFGERGQVRNFTYGQ
- the mtnP gene encoding S-methyl-5'-thioadenosine phosphorylase, producing the protein MPDILGIIGGSGLYEMEGMKNVRRVVVRTPFGAPSDAITVGELEGRTLAFLPRHGRGHRFSPSQINYRANVYAMKKIGAGAILSISAVGSMQERIRPGDIVVVDQFFDHTRLRPATFFSDGVAGHVAFADPVCPDLFAVAYAASRKVVRRVHRGGAYLCMEGPAFSSRAESRIYRKWGVDVIGMTNMPEAKLAREAEICYATLALATDYDCWHETQDDVSIEAVLDVLRRNVENSKRIVREIALRFPLSGGCRCGEALKHAIITDRKRIPPATRRRLALLIGKYL
- the glyS gene encoding glycine--tRNA ligase subunit beta, which gives rise to MERDYLLEIGCEEIPAGFVGPALWFGGQQFEGTLKKARLSFRKVDIYGTPRRLTYVIRGLEDRQAASKETVMGPPKSVGLDAAGKPTKAALGFAKSQGIDVSALAVFPTDRGDYLGFVREEAARPVQEILPKIVSDFLPAIPFKKSMRWADLDVRFARPVHWIVSLYGDEVLPFSFGNVTSGRTTFGHRFLAPAAIELPSTEAYPGMLAKARVLVDLEDRKGRIRAGIREAEKRIGMRWVEDEPLVETVANLVEYPVVMVGRFEEKYLSLPREVLVTSMRNNQKYFVFEDAKGGLFPGFAFVSNMIVPDESVVVAGNERVLRARLSDAEFYYGDDLKKPLFARSEALKKVLFQADMGTYWEKVERMADIGEFVASVGFPGKAEDCRRAAFLSKADLTTGVIKEFPELQGVMGRHYASMTGESAEIAQSVFEHYLPKGQSDDLPSTDVGAATAIADKIDMVCGCFGVGLIPTGTADPYGLRRHTLGILTILESRGLRIPIADLVDRSLATLAPKLTSPAAEVRKKVLEFIVARYLNLLVSQGSPADLVEAVLAPGLTDVVDLRAKLDALVAFRADAAFEPLAEVFKRAINITKVYNGPLAVSEKFFEHDEERALHAAAADVSGRVVAAARDGRYGEAFREMAGLQPLVAAFFEKVLVMAKDETVRNNRLALLKGLSAVFASVADFSKVASPGQSKQG